From the Fundidesulfovibrio magnetotacticus genome, the window CCACGAGGCGAACTTTGATGCGCAGTGGGGCTTCCAGGGTGAGGCCCTTGGAAATGCATTCGGGAACGTCGTATTTGGGTTCCCCGATCTCATAGTTGACGTATTCGAGGCTGGCGGTCTTGTTGAAGTCCTCGATGGGGAATACGGAGCGGAAAACGCCTTCCAGGCCGGCGTCGGCGCGGGAGGCGGGCGGAACGTCGCGCTGCAGGAAAAGCTCGTAGGAATCGACCTGCAGGTTGAGGAGGTGGGGGATGGTGACGGAGTCGTCGACCTTGCCGAAACTCTTGGTCAGCTGGGCCATTGTTCCCTCGAAGAGAAGTGGTGTTGAGCCGCCGGACAGGCCGGACGGCCTTCACGGTATTCCGGGGCGTTCCCGGTCTGGCCTGGGCCTCGATGCCCTATATATTTAACCTGCCGAAATCATTAGGGATTGACAGGATTGCAAACGAAAGCGCGAAAGAGCGCACTCCCCCCTTGCGGGGGGTGCGCTCTTTCGGGTCGATGTGTTGTCTTGCAACAATCTACTTAATTTCGCAAGTGGCGCCGGCCTCTTCAAGCTGCTTCTTGGCGTCTTCGGCGTCGGCCTTGGACACGGCTTCCTTCAGGGTGGAGGGCAGGGTGTCGACCTTGTCCTTGGCTTCCTTCAGGCCCAGGCCGGTGAGGGCGCGCACGACCTTGATCACGTTGATCTTGTTGGCGCCGGAGCCGGTGAGGATCACGTCGAACTCGGTCTTCTCTTCCACTTCGGCGGCGGCATCGGCGCCGGGCATGGCCATCATGGGCATGGCGGCCATGGGGGCGGCGGCGGACACGCCGAACTTCTCCTCGAGCTCCTTGATGAACTGGGAGAGCTCAAGAACGGTCATATTGGCGATGAAATCGACAACCTGCTCTTTGGTCACGTCGGACATTGCGTCTTCTCCTTCAGGGCGCTTTGGCTTAAGCGGCTTCTTTTTTGTCTTTGAGGGCCGTGAGCACGTTCAACACGCCACGCATCACGTTGGCCAGGACGGACACGAAGTTCGTGGGCACGGCGTTCATGGTCCCGAGCACCTGGGCCAGCAGCTGAGGCTTGCTGGGCAGCATGGAAAGGGCCTTGAGTCCGGCCTCGTCGATCACCTGGCCCTGCAGGCTGGCGAATCGGACGGAGAACTTCTTGTTGGTTTTGGCGTAGTCGACAAGGGCCTTGGCGCAGGCGACAGGGTCGTCGTAGCCGAATGCCACGGCGCACTGCTCCTTGAACCGTTCCTTGATCGAGTCATGCGGGCTGCCGGTCAACGCGATCCGGGCCAGGGTGTTCTTGACTACCTGGAAATCAACCCCCGCTTCGCGGAGCTTGACTCTCAGGCCAGTCACCTCTTCCACCGTCAGGCCCTTGAAATCGGTGACCACGGCAATGCTCGCGCGACCAGCCCGATCCTTGATTTTCTCAATGATCTCGGCTTTTTCTTCGCGAGTTTGCAAGGTCTGCCTCCTCCAGGGTTATAGGGTGGAAGCAAGCCAAAGCGGCATGCCTCGGCGGGCTATTAAGGGGCCAAACCCCACCCGCTGTCATTGACTTACTTCCGGGTAAACTCTAGCCTTCGAGAAACTTCTTCACCGTGGTGGTGTCGATCTTGAAGCCGGGGCCCATGGTGGTGGCTACAGCCATGGACTTCAGATAGGTGCCTTTGGCCGCGCTGGGCTTCAGGCGGATCACGGTGTCGAGCAGCGCCTTGAAGTTCTCGAGAATCTTGTCGGCACCGAAGCTCTTCTTGCCCAGGGGGGCGTGGAGCACGCCGGCCTTGTCCACGCGGAATTCCACGCGTCCGGCCTTGAGCTCCTTCACGGCGTCGGTGACGTTCATGGTCACGGTGCCGGTCTTGGCGTTGGGCATCAGGCCGCGGGGGCCGAGCACGCGGCCGATCTTGCCGACCAGGGCCATCA encodes:
- the rplL gene encoding 50S ribosomal protein L7/L12; translated protein: MSDVTKEQVVDFIANMTVLELSQFIKELEEKFGVSAAAPMAAMPMMAMPGADAAAEVEEKTEFDVILTGSGANKINVIKVVRALTGLGLKEAKDKVDTLPSTLKEAVSKADAEDAKKQLEEAGATCEIK
- the rplJ gene encoding 50S ribosomal protein L10, producing the protein MQTREEKAEIIEKIKDRAGRASIAVVTDFKGLTVEEVTGLRVKLREAGVDFQVVKNTLARIALTGSPHDSIKERFKEQCAVAFGYDDPVACAKALVDYAKTNKKFSVRFASLQGQVIDEAGLKALSMLPSKPQLLAQVLGTMNAVPTNFVSVLANVMRGVLNVLTALKDKKEAA